CGAAGTGCACGACGACAAATAAAGCGCATACAGGGCTTCGGCGATGTTGCGAAGCCCGGTATCGAAACGGATATGAGTGCCGCAGGCGTTTTGCCCGGCCTCTCCGTAAGACGTGAAAACACCTCCGTACGATTGCGTCGGAGGTGTTTTTTATGGTATAGTTTTTCGAAGATTGATTTTTGGCAGAAGATATGGCGGAAAAACGTGATTATTACGAAGTGCTCGGTGTCGAAAAAAGCGCTTCTCTCGACGATATTAAAAAGGCGTACCGTAAACTTGCGATAAAATATCATCCCGACAGAAATCCGGGCGATAAGGCGGCCGAAGAAAAATTCAAAGAAGCGACGGAAGCGTACGAAGTGCTTTCCGACGACAAAAAGCGTCCCCTCTACGATCAATACGGTTTTGCAGGCGTCGACGGCGCGGCCTCGGGCGGAGCGCAGTACTCTCACGCGTTTCACGATTTCAGCGACCTTTTCGGCGGCATGGGCGGCGGTTTCGGCGATATATTCGAAAACATTTTCGGCGGCGGATTTTCATCTTCGAGAAGGACTTCCGACGGGCATGCTCAGGGCGCGACGCTCCGCTACGATTTGGAAATTTCATTTAAAGCTGCAGTATTCGGTACGAAAGCCGAAATCCGCTTTACGCACAACGAAGTCTGCGGTACCTGTCACGGCACGGGCGGGGCTGCGGGTTCAAGCCGTAAAACCTGTCCCGCGTGTCAGGGAACAGGGCAGATCCGGCAGAGCGCGGGATTTTTTGCGATGCAGCAAACCTGTCCGACCTGCCGCGGAACCGGCACGGTCATCGACAATCCGTGTCCCGTATGTCACGGCACGGGTTTGCAGGAAAAAAATAAAATGATGACGCTGACGATTCCCGCAGGCGTCGACAACGGCAAGAGAATCGACATACCGCATCAGGGAGACGCGGGACGAAACGGAGGACAGGCGGGAGATTTGATCGTCGTCATCCACGTCGCCGAAGATCGATTTTTCGAGCGTTCGGGGCAGGATCTCTATTGTGCCGTTCCGATTACGATGGCGCAGGCTTGTCTCGGTGCCGAGATAACGATACCGCTCCTCGACGACAAGCGCGTGAGCCTCAAAGTACCTGCCGGAACGTCGAACGGAAAGCTTTTGCGCATCAAAGGCGAAGGTGTGCCGTACACGGGTACTTCCCGCCGCGGAGATCTCTACGTCAAAATTGTCGTGCAAGTGCCTTCCCGCATGAGCGCGCAGCAAAAGGCGCTCCTCGAACAATACCTCTCCCTCGAAAATCCGACGACGTCTCCCTCACTCATTCCGCTCGAATCGCTCAGCCGCTGAAAAACGCCTGCGCTTCGGTGTTTTGCCGAAGCGAAATTCGATTTTAAAAAGGATGCAGTTTTCGCTTCTGTCTTAAAACGGTAATCGATAAAGCGCCGCAGGGCTTACGCATGAGAATCTATATTCCTCAAAAAATAACCATTACCGTAAAAAATCGGCTGCACTCCCGGCAGCAGCCCTGCCGTTCGCCGCGGCAGACCGTGATTGGAATCGGACTGCGCGAACTTTTTTACCAAAAAGTTCGCTTGCCATCGGTCTGAGCGGCTCGGCGGCATTGCCGCTGCCTCGCGTTCCGCCTTTTTTATTTTATATTATGTCTCTTTTCTGTGTATACATTTTTCATGCGTAATCCCTGTAAAGCGCCGTGATTTATCTTTACGCACGAGGTCTATTCGTCTATACTGTACCCGTTTGAGCGGGCGGCAAAAACGCCCTCGAACAATTCATTTTAATAATAATGTATCGCAGAGGTGATTGTATGGGTGAACGAAAAAATTATTTTAATTCGATTCCGTGGCGCGAAGCGCGCTTGCAGCTCGGTCATTGCCGTTCCATGGCGAAAGACGAATTCGATGACGGTGTAAAAGCGCTCAAGGGCAAAAAGATCGTCATCGTCGGCTGCGGCGCTCAGGGTTTGAATCAGGGTTTGTGCCTGCGCGCGAGCGGTCTGGATGTCGCGTATGCGCTTCGTGAAAGCGCCGTGTCGGGAAAACGGCAGAGCTGGAAAAACGCGGTCGAAAACGGTTTTAAAGTCGGCACTTATGCCGAAATGATTCCCTCCGCCGACGTGATCGGAAACCTGACGCCCGACAAACAGCACACGCCGGTTATCACCGAAGTTTTAAAATATGCACGTAAAGGCGTTACGATTTGGTATTCGCACGGATTCAATATCGTCGAAGAAGGCATGCAGATTCCGAAAGAGGATACCGTTATCATGTGTGCGCCGAAGGGGCCGGGCACGGAAGTCTGGCACGAATTTCAGCGCGGTTTCGGCGTGCCCGATCTCATTGCCGTGCATCCCGAAAACGATCCCGCAGGCCGCGGCTGGGCGGAAGCGAAAGCGCTCGCAGTCGCGATGGGCGGCAGTAAAGCCGGCGTTCTCGAATCGTCTTTCGTCGCCGAAGTGAAATCCGATTTGATGGGCGAGCAGACGATTTTGTGCGGCATGCTGCAGGCGGGCACTATCGTGTGCTGGAATAAAATGACGGCGAACGGCATTGCGCCCGGCTATGCGGTGAAATTTCTGCAGCACGGATGGAATTATATTTCGGAAGCGCTCAAGTGGGGCGGCATTACGAATATGATGGATCGCCTGTCGAATCCTGCAAAGATCAAAGCGAACGAACTTTCAAAGCGCTTGAAAACATTGCTGACGCCGCTTTACCGCAAACACATGGACGATATCATCAGCGGCGCGTACAGTTCGACGATGATGAAAGATTGGGACAACGGCGACCGCGATCTGCTTGCGTGGCGGGAGGCGACGGGACGTCTGCCTTTTGAAACGACCGAAGAATCGAACGATGCGATTTCCGAACAGGAGTATTTCGATAAGGGCGTTTTGCTCGTCGCCATGGTAAAGTGCGGCTGCGAACTCGCATTCGAAACGATGGTCGAAGCGGGCATTATGCCGGAAAGCGCGTATTACGAATCGCTGCACGAAGTGCCGCTCATCGCAAACCTCATCGACCGCAAAAAGCTCTACGAAATGAACCGCGTCATCTCCGATACCGCAGAATACGGCTGTGCGCTCTTTGCAAACGCCGCCGTTCCCTTCCTCGAAAAGGAATTCATGCCTTCCGTCGGCATCGACGTGATCGGCAAGGGAATGAACGTTCCCGACGATTCGGTGAGCAACACGGAACTCGTTGCCGTCAACGCAGAGATCCGCAATCACCCGATCGAAAAAGTCGGAAGCCGTCTTCGCGCGTATATGACTTCGATGAAGCCGCTTGCAGAATAATGTGTTTGCGCGGCGCGGCCGACAGGCCGCGCCGCCTCGTAAAAACCCATGAAAAACCGCGTAAAAATAGCAATTGTTGACGATTATATTGTCGGGCGATTATCGCGCTCGGGGCAATTAAGTTCCCGTTTATAAAGCGAAAATCGTACGGAGAAAGGCCATGAAAAAAATAACGATTGCATATTTTTTGCCGCTTTTGCTTTTGGGTGCGGGATGCGCCGTGTCCGCCGAAGGTGCGAAAGAAAGAGGTACCGAACGGCAAAGCGGTGCCGCGACGATCCGCATTGTAAATTGGAATGTCGAAACTTTTTTCGATGCGCATACCGACGGAAGCGAATATGCCGAATTCAAATCGTCAAAATCGAAGTGGGGGAGCGAGCGATATGCCGCCCGGCTCGGACGCTTGTGCGACGTGATAAAAAAACTCAACGCCGACGTATATGTTTTCGAAGAGATAGAAAACGAAGGAGTCGTATACGATATTGCGAATATGCTCGCAGGCGGCGTGTGGGATGCTAAAAAAAATTGGAATTACGCTTCTTTTGCCAAAGCACCCGGCGACGCGCTCGGCTGTGCCGTTCTTTCGCGTTATCCGCTCGGAGCGATGACCGTTCACGCTCTCGATATCCGCACTCATGCGAAACAGCCGCGTATGCGTCCCCTTATCAGTTTGTCGGTGTTTGCCGGTTCCAAACGCCTTGCAGTTTGCATCAATCATTGGAAATCGAAATTGGGCGGTGAAAAAGAAAGCGAAATCTGGCGCGATTGGCAGGCATCCGTCCTTGCCGGATTGCTGACGGAATCGGGCGGGACGGCGTTCGTAGCCTGCGGAGACTTTAACCGCGATATCGGAGAATTCGCGAAGGGTGCGGAAAGCGGCAGCGTCGTTTTATATCGGGCGGGTTTCGGCACCGTGTCCGAAAGCCTTGTCAAATCGCCGTGGCTTTCGGAAAACGCTCGCGCGATGTACAGCTATTATTATAACGGGACGGGAGAACGGATCGATCACTTTTTCATATCGGGAACCGCGGAAGCCGTTTCATTTGCCGCCGAAACGGACGGGCCGTGGGCGGACGAAGAAGGCGTTCCTTTAAGGTATGTGATGTACACGGGACAGGGCTATTCCGATCATCTGCCGATTGCGGCGAGCATACGTTATTGATTGTTGAACGGTGAGTTCCGAAAATATATTGACGGCTTTCGGCGAGAACTCCGTTCGCTCGGTTTTTTACTGTAGAGTTTGCAGCGGTGCTTTATTGTTCGTAACTCGGCTTTGCTCTGTTTGCGATGCGCGTCGGCAGATCGAGAACGGGTGAGTCGCCGGTGTTTTTTATTTCATCTCTGAGATACGGAATGACTGTCTGTTCTTTTATGAGTTCCCAATCGGCCGGCAGCTTTTCCGGTACGCCGAGCATATCGGTCGGAGGGGTATTTCTTAAAAGCATTGTTTTGTACAAGGGCAGGATATGTTCGTTTACTTCTTTGATCGAAGAAAAACCGCCTGCGATACCGAATTGATGTATGTCGAGATTTTGTTTCGCTTTGCGCTCGAGTATGGCGCGCTGGGTTTCCGCGTTTAAAAACCATTCGATAAAATCGTATGCGGCGTTTGCGTGTTTTGCGTGCTTGGAAATGCCGAGCGTAACGAAGGAATCTTCTATCGGGATTTTATTGTTTTCGTAGATCCAGCGGTAGTCGAGCTGTTCCGATTGTTCGGGCGTGAGGCTGAAAAGGGCATCGCTTGTAATATATGCGAACAGCGTGCGCCCCGACGTGACGCGTTTGAAGTTCGGCATGGACAGATATTTATACGCAAAATCCTGTTCGGTTTCGGAAGAAGTGTTTACGGTTTTCGACCAATTTTTGAGATAGGCGATCGCATCGGAAAGTTTGTCGGCGTTCCATGTAAACGACGATTTGTATTCGCGGAACTGCGCGCCTTTCGCTTTTACCGCAAAATAGAGAAAGCTGTTTCCCGCCTGCGGCACGAATCCCATGCGCGAATATGTGCCGTTTTTATGCAATTCGTTGAAAGCGCTTCCCGCTTTTTTTATCTGTTCGATCGACAGCGTATAATTGTCTTCAACCGCAGCCGCGTTTTCCCGAGAAAAGATGACGGCCGGCAGATTGAAGCTCACCGGCAACAGATAATACGCCTGTCTGATTTTTCCCGCTTCGAGAAGAGGAGGGTAGAAAATCGTGGGGGAGAGACCGCCTCCGTCAAATATCGTATCGATAGCTCGAAAATAGCGGCTTGTTTTATCGGTGCGAAGCCACGGCGCGACGACGATATCGGGCGGATTTTTTTCCGTTTTGGAAGTGATCGCTTCCGACGGATTTTTTTTATAGACGAGGACGACTTTTTTTTTGTCGTGCGTATCGTTGAAGAGTTCCCCGTATTCGGTAAATTCGGGGATATTCGTCCATATTGTGATAAGCGTTTCGCGTTTGAGCGAACAGCCCGCAAAAAAGAGGGCAAATAAAAAAAGAAAGCAAACGAGGGGTATGCTTTTTTTATCGCGGCGGGGAGCGGTCGATTCAAAGGGCACGGTACATCTCGTCTGCTGCGGCGTATATGTCGGTATACACCGATTCGATTTTATCTTCATCTATGCTGCTGAATGCGATGCGGAGCGTACGACTGTCGATCGATACGGTACCGATGCCTTTTTC
This Treponema socranskii subsp. buccale DNA region includes the following protein-coding sequences:
- the ilvC gene encoding ketol-acid reductoisomerase, giving the protein MGERKNYFNSIPWREARLQLGHCRSMAKDEFDDGVKALKGKKIVIVGCGAQGLNQGLCLRASGLDVAYALRESAVSGKRQSWKNAVENGFKVGTYAEMIPSADVIGNLTPDKQHTPVITEVLKYARKGVTIWYSHGFNIVEEGMQIPKEDTVIMCAPKGPGTEVWHEFQRGFGVPDLIAVHPENDPAGRGWAEAKALAVAMGGSKAGVLESSFVAEVKSDLMGEQTILCGMLQAGTIVCWNKMTANGIAPGYAVKFLQHGWNYISEALKWGGITNMMDRLSNPAKIKANELSKRLKTLLTPLYRKHMDDIISGAYSSTMMKDWDNGDRDLLAWREATGRLPFETTEESNDAISEQEYFDKGVLLVAMVKCGCELAFETMVEAGIMPESAYYESLHEVPLIANLIDRKKLYEMNRVISDTAEYGCALFANAAVPFLEKEFMPSVGIDVIGKGMNVPDDSVSNTELVAVNAEIRNHPIEKVGSRLRAYMTSMKPLAE
- the dnaJ gene encoding molecular chaperone DnaJ, whose product is MAEKRDYYEVLGVEKSASLDDIKKAYRKLAIKYHPDRNPGDKAAEEKFKEATEAYEVLSDDKKRPLYDQYGFAGVDGAASGGAQYSHAFHDFSDLFGGMGGGFGDIFENIFGGGFSSSRRTSDGHAQGATLRYDLEISFKAAVFGTKAEIRFTHNEVCGTCHGTGGAAGSSRKTCPACQGTGQIRQSAGFFAMQQTCPTCRGTGTVIDNPCPVCHGTGLQEKNKMMTLTIPAGVDNGKRIDIPHQGDAGRNGGQAGDLIVVIHVAEDRFFERSGQDLYCAVPITMAQACLGAEITIPLLDDKRVSLKVPAGTSNGKLLRIKGEGVPYTGTSRRGDLYVKIVVQVPSRMSAQQKALLEQYLSLENPTTSPSLIPLESLSR
- a CDS encoding endonuclease/exonuclease/phosphatase family protein; this encodes MKKITIAYFLPLLLLGAGCAVSAEGAKERGTERQSGAATIRIVNWNVETFFDAHTDGSEYAEFKSSKSKWGSERYAARLGRLCDVIKKLNADVYVFEEIENEGVVYDIANMLAGGVWDAKKNWNYASFAKAPGDALGCAVLSRYPLGAMTVHALDIRTHAKQPRMRPLISLSVFAGSKRLAVCINHWKSKLGGEKESEIWRDWQASVLAGLLTESGGTAFVACGDFNRDIGEFAKGAESGSVVLYRAGFGTVSESLVKSPWLSENARAMYSYYYNGTGERIDHFFISGTAEAVSFAAETDGPWADEEGVPLRYVMYTGQGYSDHLPIAASIRY
- a CDS encoding extracellular solute-binding protein, whose protein sequence is MKIKSNRCIPTYTPQQTRCTVPFESTAPRRDKKSIPLVCFLFLFALFFAGCSLKRETLITIWTNIPEFTEYGELFNDTHDKKKVVLVYKKNPSEAITSKTEKNPPDIVVAPWLRTDKTSRYFRAIDTIFDGGGLSPTIFYPPLLEAGKIRQAYYLLPVSFNLPAVIFSRENAAAVEDNYTLSIEQIKKAGSAFNELHKNGTYSRMGFVPQAGNSFLYFAVKAKGAQFREYKSSFTWNADKLSDAIAYLKNWSKTVNTSSETEQDFAYKYLSMPNFKRVTSGRTLFAYITSDALFSLTPEQSEQLDYRWIYENNKIPIEDSFVTLGISKHAKHANAAYDFIEWFLNAETQRAILERKAKQNLDIHQFGIAGGFSSIKEVNEHILPLYKTMLLRNTPPTDMLGVPEKLPADWELIKEQTVIPYLRDEIKNTGDSPVLDLPTRIANRAKPSYEQ